Proteins encoded together in one Anguilla anguilla isolate fAngAng1 chromosome 9, fAngAng1.pri, whole genome shotgun sequence window:
- the LOC118235865 gene encoding transmembrane 4 L6 family member 4-like has translation MWLIYEIQLCFTTIIYHHLINGPTCLVVDIIWMAPFRKSEESYLNHPNLWSLCMKPDNVVEFNLGLFSILLVASSLEIVLCAFQMVNGLFGCLCGTCRDKGLQA, from the exons ATGTGGTTAATCTATGAGATTCAGTTATGTTTCACCACCATCATTTATCACCACCTGATCAATGGTCCCACATGTCTTGTTGTTGATATAATTTGGATGGCACCATTCAGAAAGAG tgAGGAGAGTTACCTGAACCACCCGAATCTCTGGAGTCTCTGCATGAAGCCTGACAATGTAGTGGAGTTCAACCTGGGTCTGTTCTCCATACTGTTGGTGGCCAGCAGCCTGGAGATTGTACTGTGTGCCTTCCAGATGGTCAACGGACTCTTTGGCTGCCTGTGCGGGACCTGCAGAGACAAaggg CTGCAGGCatga